The Sebastes fasciatus isolate fSebFas1 unplaced genomic scaffold, fSebFas1.pri Scaffold_52, whole genome shotgun sequence DNA window gtccaGATGTTGAGTCAGGTGTTACAGATGTTTCTctttctgtatccagatgttgTGCCCGGTGTTACagatgtttctctgtctctgtccagaTGTTGAGTCAGGTGTTACAGAagtttctctttctgtgtccAGATGTTGTGCCCGGTGTTACagatgtgtctctgtctgtatcCAGATGTTGTGCCCGGTGTTACTGATGTTTCTCTGTCCATTCAGATGTTGTGCCAGGTGTTACagatgtttctctgtctgtatccAGATGTTGTGTCAGGTGTTACagatgtttctctgtctgtatccAGATGTTGTGTCAGGTGTTACAgattttttctctgtttgtacCCAGATGTTGTGTCAGTTTTTACAGATGTTTctttctgtatccagatgttgTGCCCGGTGTTACAGAtgtttctctttctgtgtccAGATGTTGAGTCAGGTGTTACAGAagtttctctttctgtgtccAGATATTGTGCCCGGTGTTACagatgtgtctctgtctgtatcCAGATGTTGTGCCCAGTGTTACAGATGTTTCTCTGTCTATCCAGATGTTGTGCCAGGTGTTACagatgtttctctgtctgtatccAGATGTTGTGCCAGGTGTTACAGATGTTTctttctgtatccagatgttgTGCCAGGTGTTACAGATGTTTCTCTATCTGTATCCAGATGTTGTGTCAGGTGGTGTACAGCTGTGTGGTTGTGCTGGCTGCTGGGTTCTGCTGTCTGGTCAGTGCTACCGGTCTCTCTCAGGGTCCTCTCTGTCTTTATAACACCAGCTCCGGTCCGACCTGGGGGGTCCCGCTACACCCCGTCCCAGACCGGTGAGGCACATCTGGATGTTACCCTACCAACCTGATACTCTGActgtacctgtagctgtacctgtagctgtacCTGTAGTTGTACCtctacctgtacctgtacctgtagctgtagttgtacctgtacctgtacctgtagctgtagctgtacctgtagctgtacctgtagctgtacttgtagctgtagctgtacctgtagctgtacctgtagctgtacctgtagctgtacctgtacttgtagctgtagctgtacctgtagctgtacctgtagctgtacctgtagctgtacctgtacttgtagctgtagctgtacctgtacctgtacctgtagctgtacttgtagctgtagctgtacctgtacctgtacctgtagctgtacctgtagctgtagctgtacctgtacctgtacctgtagctgtacCTGTAATCCTCCGGTGTCTCTGGTCCAGTCATGCAGGCTACCTGTATAACAGGACTCTGTGGTCTGGAGTGTGTCTGGAGCCCAGGGGGGTGGTTCAGTGGAACGTGGTTCTGTTCAGTGTGATGGGGGGCGCCAGCGGGCTGCAGGTTCTCCTCTGTGGAGCCAACGTCCTGAACTCGCTGCTGGGTCTGATCCTGGGTCAGGGATTCTGCCAGAACAAGGTCTGTGTTGTctcatcctgctgtctctgtgAGGACCAGTTTCACTTCCACACTTTCTGTTTCTgaattctgtgtgtgttttacaggtCAGTCCAGTTTCAGATTGATGGACCGTCAGGGACCGTCAGGGACCGTCAGGGATCATCCTGGACAGTCACGGACCGCCACGGATCGTCAGGGACCGTCACTGACCGTCACGGATCGTCACGGACCGTCACGGATCGTCACGGACCGTCACTGACCGCCACGGATCGTCACGGACCGTCACGGATCGTCACGGATCGTCACGGACCGTCACGGATCGTCAAAGACCAATCACGGACCGTCAAGGACCGTCACGGATCGTCACGGACCGTCACGGATCGTCAAAGACCAATCACGGACCGTCAAAGACCGTCACGGATCGTCACGGACCGTCACGGATCGTCAAGGACCGTCACGATGTAAAGTTATGAATAAAAGCACTGATGCACTTtagataaaaaataacttatacatgattaatttaaaaacaaataattattgttttatttctgttgaaattgttgatgaatgtttttatttattcatgttttattattttattattgttattttgtttcATTGCTTTATTTAGATGAAAACAGTTAATTTATTTGATCCATTTATctattaataaatatgaatttaGACGTTCCTGAGTGGATTCTGTGATCGATGATTGATGATGTTTAATTGATCTGTTATTAAATGTTCAACAAAGGACCTGTTCTGATCTGAAGTGTGTCCGTACCGTTGGTCTTTAAACCTTTACTTTAGTTATTAAGTTATTGATTAGTTATTGATTAGTTATTGAgactaatgataataataaatataacagtaatcaaattaattattgatTTAGATCCACCTGTGCAGCGTTTTATTTGATCACCTATCTGATTAATTcagggttctcaggtttcctaccacagtccaaagacatgcaggttagcgtgggtttactccggttctcaggtttcctcccacagtccaaagacatgcaggttagcgtgggtttactccggttctcaggtttcctcccacagtccaaagacatgcaggttaggatgggtttactccggttctcaggtttcctcccacagtccaaagacatgcaggttagcgtgggtttactccggttctcaggtttcctcccacagtccaaagacatgcaggttagcgtgggtttactccggttctcaggtttcttCCCACAGTTCAAAGACAAGCAGGTTAGCGTGTgtttactctggttctcaggtttcctacCACAGTCCAAAGCATGCTGGTTAGCATGGG harbors:
- the LOC141763821 gene encoding uncharacterized protein LOC141763821 isoform X1; amino-acid sequence: MLCPVLQMFLFLCPDVESGVTDVSLSVSRCCVRCYRCFSFCIQMLCPVLQMFLCLYPDVVSGVTDVSLSVSRCCVRCYRFFLCLYPDVVSVFTDVSFCIQMLCPVLQMFLFLCPDVESGVTDVSLSVSRCCARCYRCFSICIQMLCQVVYSCVVVLAAGFCCLVSATGLSQGPLCLYNTSSGPTWGVPLHPVPDRHAGYLYNRTLWSGVCLEPRGVVQWNVVLFSVMGGASGLQVLLCGANVLNSLLGLILGQGFCQNKVSPVSD
- the LOC141763821 gene encoding transmembrane 4 L6 family member 5 isoform X3; the protein is MCVSRCLRCVAISLVPMAIVCSLSNILLLLPDLKIHFLLEGHVTREATWATGLWGSGFLVLIAAQQFVQSSRTTGCCAFRRQMLCQVVYSCVVVLAAGFCCLVSATGLSQGPLCLYNTSSGPTWGVPLHPVPDRHAGYLYNRTLWSGVCLEPRGVVQWNVVLFSVMGGASGLQVLLCGANVLNSLLGLILGQGFCQNKVSPVSD
- the LOC141763821 gene encoding transmembrane 4 L6 family member 5 isoform X2, producing MSPSVPQTSLNLCLWIVCLIFRMCVSRCLRCVAISLVPMAIVCSLSNILLLLPDLKIHFLLEGHVTREATWATGLWGSGFLVLIAAQQFVQSSRTTGCCAFRRQMLCQVVYSCVVVLAAGFCCLVSATGLSQGPLCLYNTSSGPTWGVPLHPVPDRHAGYLYNRTLWSGVCLEPRGVVQWNVVLFSVMGGASGLQVLLCGANVLNSLLGLILGQGFCQNKVSPVSD
- the LOC141763821 gene encoding transmembrane 4 L6 family member 19 isoform X4 codes for the protein MAIVCSLSNILLLLPDLKIHFLLEGHVTREATWATGLWGSGFLVLIAAQQFVQSSRTTGCCAFRRQMLCQVVYSCVVVLAAGFCCLVSATGLSQGPLCLYNTSSGPTWGVPLHPVPDRHAGYLYNRTLWSGVCLEPRGVVQWNVVLFSVMGGASGLQVLLCGANVLNSLLGLILGQGFCQNKVSPVSD